From Bacteroidota bacterium, a single genomic window includes:
- a CDS encoding HAD family phosphatase, protein MLDNSSSIKNIIFDFGGVICNIDFEKSYRAFTELGFKNLDNLFSKKSQTAIFDDFEKGKINPADFRKEIYNITKIDISDKIFDEAWNAMILNIPNARVNLLKKLKTKHRIFLLSNTNRIHYDYYLKNFQNEYGFKNFSELFEKAYFSFFIAMKKPDIEIFDFVINENQLKPTETIFIDDSLQHIEAATLVGLQSYHLKNNEDITELF, encoded by the coding sequence ATGTTAGATAATTCAAGCTCAATTAAAAATATTATTTTCGATTTTGGAGGCGTTATTTGCAATATTGATTTCGAAAAATCATATAGGGCTTTCACTGAATTAGGATTCAAAAATCTTGACAATCTGTTTTCAAAAAAATCTCAAACTGCAATTTTCGATGATTTTGAAAAAGGAAAAATTAATCCGGCCGATTTCAGAAAAGAAATTTATAATATTACTAAAATTGATATTTCCGATAAAATCTTTGACGAAGCATGGAATGCAATGATTTTAAATATTCCTAACGCAAGGGTAAATTTACTTAAAAAATTAAAAACAAAGCATCGCATATTTTTGTTAAGTAATACAAACCGAATTCATTACGATTATTATTTAAAGAATTTTCAAAATGAATATGGTTTCAAGAATTTTTCTGAATTATTCGAGAAAGCATATTTTTCATTTTTCATTGCAATGAAAAAACCAGATATAGAAATTTTCGATTTTGTAATAAATGAAAACCAACTGAAACCAACTGAAACTATTTTTATTGACGATTCGCTACAACATATTGAAGCTGCTACTTTAGTAGGATTGCAATCTTATCATCTGAAAAACAATGAGGATATTACAGAACTTTTCTGA
- a CDS encoding DUF2238 domain-containing protein: protein MKTIWFVIFFSVFIWSGVAPKDYFTWFLEVFPAIIGLVLLIVTYKKFPLTTLLYFLILIHCVILMVGGHYTYAEVPLFDYIKPIFGFSRNNYDKVGHFAQGFIPAILVREIFIRKEIIVSHNWQNFLIVSVCLAFSAFYELIEWIVAKFTGESADAFLGTQGYAWDTQTDMAIALLGAIFALIILSKIHDKQLLKLSNKLNLSK, encoded by the coding sequence ATGAAAACAATTTGGTTTGTAATTTTTTTCTCTGTTTTCATATGGTCTGGAGTAGCCCCAAAAGACTATTTTACATGGTTTTTGGAAGTTTTCCCTGCAATTATTGGTTTGGTTTTATTGATAGTAACATACAAAAAATTCCCTCTCACAACTCTTCTTTATTTTCTCATTTTAATACATTGCGTAATATTAATGGTTGGTGGACACTACACTTACGCCGAAGTTCCACTTTTCGACTATATTAAACCAATATTTGGTTTTAGTCGTAATAATTACGACAAAGTAGGACATTTTGCACAAGGTTTTATACCTGCGATTTTAGTACGAGAAATTTTTATCAGAAAAGAAATTATTGTTTCACACAATTGGCAAAACTTTTTGATTGTTAGTGTTTGCCTGGCTTTCAGTGCATTTTATGAATTGATTGAATGGATAGTTGCAAAGTTTACTGGCGAATCGGCCGATGCTTTTCTTGGAACTCAAGGATATGCTTGGGACACTCAGACCGATATGGCAATAGCTTTACTTGGGGCAATTTTTGCATTAATTATTCTATCTAAAATTCATGATAAACAATTACTTAAACTATCTAACAAATTGAATTTGAGCAAATAA
- a CDS encoding DUF4833 domain-containing protein codes for MKKYKNRTLFILIISFILISFTAKEENHGISKSLFKIERSKDSDEIVYDINLTTFGKLNTENPINIYWIKHTNSNKIEPLSWIQKKFSYGLTFLDIGDNKAKFQFVSYGYRNFEIKKNTNGDFKVFTNSQNKEVAVKRIFIQIDGGTFWFPNITKVELHAIDIKTGKDLIETIVP; via the coding sequence ATGAAAAAATATAAGAACAGGACTCTTTTTATTCTGATAATTAGCTTCATTTTGATAAGTTTTACTGCAAAAGAAGAGAATCATGGAATTTCAAAATCTTTATTCAAAATAGAAAGAAGTAAAGATTCTGACGAAATTGTATATGATATTAATCTTACAACTTTTGGTAAGCTAAATACAGAAAATCCTATAAATATTTATTGGATAAAACACACTAATTCAAATAAAATTGAGCCTTTAAGCTGGATTCAAAAAAAATTTTCCTATGGTCTAACATTTTTGGATATTGGAGATAATAAAGCAAAATTCCAATTTGTTTCATATGGATACAGGAATTTTGAAATAAAGAAAAATACTAATGGAGATTTTAAAGTTTTTACTAATTCACAAAATAAAGAAGTTGCCGTAAAGAGAATTTTCATTCAAATAGACGGAGGAACTTTCTGGTTCCCAAATATCACAAAAGTTGAACTACATGCAATAGATATAAAAACCGGAAAAGATTTAATTGAAACAATTGTTCCATAA
- a CDS encoding glutamate decarboxylase: MNNQKILSESFEKIKNYLKNNNKIEELIVNFKFPAELNKIIDFPINQIGVSENEFLELLDKYLNFSVRTGNKQFLNQLYSGFNFPAFIGEIFSTLANTSMYTYEVAPVATMIETEMIKLMNSYAGYSHGDGIFVSGGSNANLIAMLSARNKVFPEGRFDGYDRNLKLKIFVNEQAHYSFETAANILGIGAKNVIKVKADENGRLIPSELEREIKDSVNRGEKPFFAVATCATTLLGAYDPIDEMADICEKYGVWLHADGSFGGSIILSKEHRYLVKGIEKTDSFAWNPHKLMNIPLICSVILVKRHGSLQHNITDINADYIFHDIDMIEDLGKKSIQCGRKVDAVKLWFAWKYFGLEGYKNRIDNLIEMAKYAEKKVIENTKLELIVPRQSFSVCFRYIPEINTDSNEFNLKLRESLRKSGKSIVNFGYIGDSLTIRLIAANAELNKSDIDLFFNNLIDEAELIISGT; the protein is encoded by the coding sequence ATGAATAATCAAAAAATACTCTCAGAATCTTTTGAGAAAATAAAAAACTATCTTAAAAATAATAACAAAATTGAAGAATTGATAGTTAATTTTAAATTTCCAGCAGAATTAAATAAAATAATTGACTTTCCGATAAATCAAATCGGTGTTTCAGAGAATGAATTTTTAGAATTGTTAGACAAATATTTAAATTTTTCTGTTAGAACAGGAAACAAACAGTTTTTAAATCAATTGTATTCAGGTTTTAATTTTCCTGCTTTTATAGGAGAAATTTTCTCAACTCTGGCAAATACTTCTATGTACACCTATGAAGTTGCCCCGGTGGCTACTATGATAGAAACCGAAATGATAAAATTAATGAATAGCTATGCCGGCTATTCCCATGGCGATGGAATTTTTGTAAGTGGCGGCAGCAATGCAAATTTAATCGCCATGTTATCGGCACGCAATAAGGTATTTCCCGAAGGACGATTTGATGGATACGACAGGAATTTGAAACTGAAAATATTTGTAAACGAGCAAGCTCATTATTCTTTTGAAACGGCTGCAAATATTTTAGGAATTGGTGCGAAAAATGTAATCAAAGTGAAAGCTGACGAAAACGGAAGATTGATTCCATCGGAGCTCGAAAGAGAAATTAAGGACTCAGTCAATCGGGGCGAGAAACCTTTTTTTGCAGTAGCTACATGTGCCACAACTTTATTGGGAGCTTATGATCCCATTGATGAGATGGCTGATATTTGCGAGAAATATGGCGTTTGGTTACATGCCGATGGTTCGTTTGGAGGTTCAATAATTCTAAGCAAGGAGCATCGCTATCTGGTAAAAGGTATTGAGAAAACTGATTCTTTTGCATGGAATCCGCACAAACTTATGAATATTCCTTTGATTTGTTCTGTAATTCTTGTCAAAAGACATGGAAGCTTACAGCACAATATTACTGATATTAATGCAGATTATATTTTTCATGATATAGATATGATTGAAGATTTGGGGAAAAAATCTATTCAGTGTGGTCGCAAAGTCGATGCTGTAAAATTATGGTTTGCATGGAAATATTTTGGATTGGAAGGATACAAAAATAGAATTGACAATTTGATTGAAATGGCAAAATATGCAGAAAAGAAAGTGATTGAAAACACAAAATTAGAACTAATTGTTCCACGTCAATCATTTTCTGTATGCTTTCGGTATATTCCTGAAATTAATACAGATAGCAATGAATTCAATCTTAAATTGCGGGAGTCTTTACGAAAAAGCGGAAAATCTATTGTCAATTTTGGATACATTGGAGATAGCTTAACAATACGGCTAATAGCCGCAAACGCTGAACTTAATAAATCTGATATTGATTTATTTTTTAATAACTTGATTGATGAAGCAGAATTAATAATTAGTGGCACTTAG
- a CDS encoding cysteine dioxygenase family protein → MNKELPNCIKEISAELNNLPFINNELVSEIVSEANLSEKELREYISFDHCISESYGRKLIVDNGNYKILLMSWRVGDFTAIHNHGYTEWGCVYFFGEAAHRLYETNEKEIKLIQKDNFYEGQIASVCGDLTHMMGNSFSKKLTTLHIYGSNTRKNNVSENAKVYMPEFQKEVTTKGSAYLNMNKKLMLSDKPLLNISLDDFIDYFTLVRPFYELSKKYNVISKMEEQIAKLN, encoded by the coding sequence ATGAATAAAGAATTACCAAATTGTATAAAAGAAATTAGTGCTGAATTAAATAATTTACCTTTTATTAATAATGAATTAGTCTCTGAAATAGTTTCTGAGGCAAATCTTTCCGAAAAAGAACTCAGGGAATATATTTCTTTCGATCACTGCATATCTGAGAGTTATGGAAGAAAGTTAATTGTAGATAATGGGAATTATAAAATTCTGTTAATGTCGTGGCGTGTAGGAGATTTCACAGCAATTCACAACCATGGATATACTGAATGGGGTTGCGTTTATTTTTTTGGAGAAGCTGCACATCGATTGTATGAAACAAATGAGAAAGAAATAAAACTTATTCAAAAAGATAATTTTTATGAAGGTCAGATTGCATCAGTTTGTGGAGATTTAACTCATATGATGGGAAACTCATTTTCAAAGAAGCTCACTACACTTCATATTTATGGATCGAATACCAGAAAAAATAATGTGTCGGAGAATGCGAAAGTTTATATGCCTGAATTCCAGAAGGAAGTTACTACAAAAGGTTCGGCATATCTTAATATGAATAAAAAATTGATGCTTTCAGATAAGCCCTTATTGAACATTTCATTAGACGACTTTATTGATTATTTTACTTTAGTCAGGCCATTTTATGAGTTAAGTAAAAAATATAACGTTATTTCGAAAATGGAAGAACAAATTGCTAAATTGAATTAA
- a CDS encoding DUF2271 domain-containing protein: MKKIVYLLSVISTALTVVVLLSSFGQSSTLQTSGNMSFTFKTVTYNGNFAPKHVLAVWIEDNSGFIRTQKKHAAAQQQRLYTWIASSNQNEIDAITGSTINVHQTHTITWDCKDLNGNEVPDGDYTIWIEFTEKNIQGPIYSLTFTKDTAYQLLTPPDELNFIDIELEYTPTPGLPTSNFSVNDSNICTYEGVTFTNSSYLATSYEWDFGDGANPATGNTEGPHTVTYSTSGNKTISLTINGTITQSYTEMIEVIAQPEADFIYSFLNTYDVIFSSNSVNATTYLWDFGDGDTSTDDNPNHTYLAEGIYDVSLIAMNGDCEDTVIKSIIIDGTKIERNELNSTSIIYPNPAKGIFYIVPLNVGTKDIFVSVFDTHGKIVLKQKYEYSSSIKIDATILDAGTYFVKIDNSTQTHYKKLVIL, from the coding sequence ATGAAAAAAATAGTCTATTTATTATCAGTCATTTCTACTGCACTTACTGTAGTAGTTTTGCTAAGTTCATTTGGACAATCAAGTACATTGCAAACCTCTGGAAATATGAGCTTTACTTTTAAAACAGTTACATATAATGGAAATTTTGCTCCGAAACACGTGTTGGCTGTTTGGATTGAAGATAATTCTGGTTTTATTAGGACACAAAAAAAACATGCCGCTGCCCAACAACAACGTTTATATACATGGATAGCTTCCTCGAACCAAAATGAGATTGATGCAATAACAGGTTCAACAATAAACGTTCATCAAACTCATACAATTACATGGGATTGCAAAGATTTGAACGGAAACGAAGTGCCCGATGGTGATTATACCATTTGGATTGAATTTACAGAAAAGAATATTCAAGGTCCGATTTATTCACTTACATTCACTAAAGACACCGCCTACCAGCTTCTAACACCACCTGATGAGCTAAACTTTATTGACATAGAGCTTGAATATACTCCAACTCCAGGCCTTCCTACCTCCAATTTCTCGGTGAATGATTCAAATATTTGCACCTACGAAGGAGTAACATTTACAAACAGCTCATATTTAGCCACAAGTTATGAGTGGGATTTCGGTGATGGTGCTAATCCTGCAACAGGAAACACTGAAGGCCCTCATACTGTAACTTATTCTACATCAGGAAATAAAACCATAAGTTTGACAATAAATGGAACAATTACCCAAAGCTATACTGAAATGATAGAAGTAATAGCTCAACCTGAAGCGGATTTTATCTATTCGTTTTTGAACACTTATGATGTTATTTTTAGTAGTAATTCAGTAAATGCCACTACCTATCTTTGGGATTTTGGAGATGGAGACACCAGCACCGATGATAACCCAAACCATACTTACCTTGCAGAAGGAATTTATGATGTAAGTCTGATTGCAATGAATGGAGATTGTGAGGACACTGTAATCAAGAGTATTATAATAGATGGTACCAAAATTGAACGTAATGAATTGAATTCTACATCAATAATTTATCCTAATCCTGCAAAAGGCATTTTCTACATAGTTCCTTTGAATGTTGGAACGAAAGATATTTTTGTTTCTGTTTTTGATACGCATGGGAAAATAGTTTTAAAGCAAAAATATGAATACTCAAGTTCCATCAAAATTGATGCAACGATCCTTGATGCAGGAACCTATTTCGTAAAAATTGATAACAGTACACAAACTCATTATAAGAAACTTGTGATTTTGTAA
- the lepA gene encoding elongation factor 4, translated as MKNIRNFCIIAHIDHGKSTIADRLLQMTNTISERESQNQVLDDMDLERERGITIKSHAIQMEYQHTDNQKYILNLIDTPGHVDFSYEVSRSIAACEGALLIVDATQGIQAQTISNLYLAIENDLEVIPVLNKMDLNNAMPDEGKDQIVDLIGCDRDDIIEASGKTGLGVEEILKAAVERIEPPKGDINAPLQALIFDSVYNSYRGIISYFRIVNGQIKKGDAVKFVNTGKEYQADEIGVLKLKQVSRPKLMAGDVGYIISGIKSSKEVKVGDTITHIENPCEKSIEGFEDVKPMLFAGIYPVDADDYEELRASLDKLKLNDASLTYEPESSAALGFGFRCGFLGLLHMEIVQERLDREFMMDVITTVPNVSYLCFTKKKQRLEVHNPSGLPDPTLIEHVEEPYIKAQIISKAEYVGGIMKLCIDRRGILKNQSYLTSNRVEVTFEMPLGEIVFDFYDKLKSISKGYASFDYFQTGFQPAKLVKLDILLNGESVDALSTLIHNDNAYDFGRRMCVKLKELIPRQQFDIAIQAAIGSKIIARETVKAVRKDVTAKCYGGDITRKRKLLEKQKKGKKRMRQVGNVEVPQQAFLAVLKLD; from the coding sequence ATGAAGAATATTAGAAATTTTTGTATAATTGCACATATAGACCATGGCAAAAGCACTATTGCCGATAGGTTGCTTCAGATGACTAACACTATTAGTGAAAGAGAATCGCAAAATCAGGTTTTAGACGATATGGATCTCGAGCGCGAACGAGGTATTACTATAAAAAGCCATGCGATACAAATGGAATATCAACACACTGATAATCAAAAATATATATTAAATCTAATTGACACTCCCGGACATGTCGATTTTTCTTATGAAGTTTCGCGATCAATAGCAGCTTGCGAAGGTGCTCTGCTGATAGTTGATGCAACTCAAGGAATTCAGGCTCAGACAATTTCTAATCTTTATCTTGCCATAGAAAATGATTTGGAAGTAATTCCAGTCCTTAATAAAATGGACCTTAACAATGCAATGCCAGACGAAGGGAAAGACCAAATAGTTGACCTAATTGGCTGCGACAGAGATGATATTATTGAAGCCAGCGGAAAAACAGGATTAGGAGTTGAAGAAATTTTGAAAGCAGCAGTCGAAAGAATTGAACCACCAAAAGGCGATATTAATGCTCCATTGCAAGCTCTTATTTTCGATTCGGTATATAATTCTTACAGGGGAATTATTTCATATTTCAGAATAGTTAACGGGCAGATAAAAAAAGGAGATGCTGTTAAATTTGTAAATACCGGCAAAGAATATCAAGCCGATGAAATAGGTGTACTTAAACTAAAACAAGTGTCACGCCCAAAACTTATGGCAGGCGATGTTGGATATATTATTTCAGGTATAAAAAGCTCGAAAGAAGTAAAAGTTGGCGACACAATCACTCATATCGAAAATCCTTGCGAGAAATCTATCGAAGGATTTGAAGATGTTAAACCAATGCTATTTGCCGGAATTTATCCGGTTGATGCAGACGACTATGAAGAGTTGAGAGCATCTCTCGATAAACTTAAACTGAACGATGCTTCTTTGACATACGAGCCCGAATCGTCGGCAGCACTAGGTTTTGGTTTTAGATGCGGTTTCTTAGGTCTGCTTCATATGGAAATTGTACAGGAGCGTTTAGACCGCGAATTTATGATGGATGTAATCACTACAGTTCCCAATGTTTCATACCTATGTTTTACTAAGAAAAAACAAAGACTCGAAGTTCACAATCCATCAGGACTGCCCGACCCTACTTTAATTGAGCATGTTGAAGAACCATATATAAAGGCTCAAATAATATCAAAAGCAGAATATGTTGGCGGAATAATGAAACTTTGCATCGACAGGCGAGGCATTCTAAAAAATCAATCCTACCTTACGAGCAATCGTGTTGAGGTAACTTTTGAAATGCCTCTTGGCGAAATTGTTTTCGATTTTTACGATAAACTAAAAAGTATTTCAAAGGGATATGCTTCTTTCGATTATTTTCAGACAGGATTTCAGCCGGCAAAGCTTGTGAAATTAGATATTCTGCTTAATGGAGAATCAGTTGATGCACTTTCTACACTGATTCATAACGACAACGCTTACGATTTTGGGCGACGAATGTGCGTAAAACTAAAAGAACTTATTCCACGACAGCAGTTCGATATTGCAATTCAGGCAGCTATAGGCTCAAAAATTATTGCTCGCGAAACCGTTAAAGCTGTCAGAAAAGATGTTACAGCAAAATGTTATGGGGGCGATATTACAAGAAAAAGAAAACTACTCGAAAAACAGAAAAAAGGAAAAAAACGAATGCGTCAGGTTGGGAATGTAGAAGTTCCGCAACAAGCGTTTTTAGCGGTTCTGAAACTGGACTAA